One Pristiophorus japonicus isolate sPriJap1 chromosome X, sPriJap1.hap1, whole genome shotgun sequence genomic region harbors:
- the LOC139241027 gene encoding CCAAT/enhancer-binding protein delta-like isoform X4 translates to MLFKPFRQPLNHPTCDCFGLSIKVQLPPPCTAAIGQPATGGGADWPARLSITASPGARRLQIQWGEIASKSDIADSTMWIMKSQLSPTTQLHLRHWPHLHHQCNATLEARSPGHGERPQIFCPLAGEVDTGDILSTIDFGQSQDLFGVFPAGGPPVGGREEEEERQPGATSTSPPSSPPPSSSSNGRRGAKRRGQRGADGDCGCAKSSRGGTEQGQERQVAELTAENERLRARIDQLAAEVQEARRMLIERMVNAN, encoded by the exons ATGCTTTTTAAGCCCTTTCGTCAGCCGCTGAATCACCCAACTTGTGACTGCTTCGGGCTGTCAATCAAAGTGCAGCTCCCGCCCCCGTGCACGGCTGCCATTGGTCAGCCGGCGACGGGCGGCGGCGCTGATTGGCCGGCGCGCCTGTCAATCACCGCCTCCCCGGGAGCTCGCCGGCTGCAGATACAGTGGGGAGAAATTGCCAGCAAATCCGACATCGCAGACTCGACAATGTGGATCATGAAATCTCAGCTCTCTCCAACAACTCAGCTGCACTTGCGCCACTGGCCCCATCTACACCACCAATGCAACGCCACA CTCGAAGCTCGATCGCCCGGACATGGCGAGCGACCGCAGATCTTCTGCCCGCTGGCGGGCGAGGTGGACACCGGCGATATTCTGAGCACCATCGACTTCGGCCAAAGCCAGGATCTCTTCGGCGTCTTCCCGGCGGGGGGGCCGCCAGTCGGCGgacgggaggaggaagaggagcgccAGCCCGGCGCGACAAGCACGTCCCCACCCTCGTCCCCACCGCCCTCCTCGTCCAGCAACGGGAGGCGCGGAGCCAAGAGGAGGGGCCAGCGGGGGGCGGACGGTGACTGTGGCTGTGCCAAGTCCAGCCGCGGAGGTACGGAGCAGGGCCAGGAGCGGCAGGTGGCGGAACTGACGGCGGAGAACGAGCGTCTGCGGGCGAGAATTGACCAGCTCGCCGCAGAGGTCCAGGAGGCCCGGAGGATGCTCATTGAGAGAATGGTCAACGCCAACTGa
- the LOC139241027 gene encoding CCAAT/enhancer-binding protein beta-like isoform X1 — MQRHNLEKTNNLCVDNVIKVYRDVLEMMSEPPASTALPSAPAQLSGQELETWLEDLESVLTPSEEGRKLGQLWLGDIDSILYPSPPGNPPPGDSRKLRQLWLEDIDSVLYPSSPPSNTAQDSKTFSQLWLDDLETILYPSSAGDSSEHNKKLDLAPQFTQLEARSPGHGERPQIFCPLAGEVDTGDILSTIDFGQSQDLFGVFPAGGPPVGGREEEEERQPGATSTSPPSSPPPSSSSNGRRGAKRRGQRGADGDCGCAKSSRGGTEQGQERQVAELTAENERLRARIDQLAAEVQEARRMLIERMVNAN; from the exons ATGCAACGCCACA ATCTTGAGAAGACGAACAACCTCTGTGTGGACAACGTGATTAAAG TTTATCGAGACGTGCTGGAGATGATGTCAGAGCCACCAGCTTCCACTGCCTTGCCCTCTGCCCCTGCCCAACTGTCGGGGCAGGAGCTGGAGACGTGGCTGGAGGACCTCGAGAGTGTCCTGACCCCGTCGGAGGAGGGAAGAAAGCTGGGCCAGCTGTGGCTGGGGGATATCGACAGCatcctgtacccctcacccccaggGAACCCTCCTCCGGGTGACAGCAGGAAGCTTCGCCAACTGTGGCTGGAGGATATCGACAGCGTTCTGTACCCTTCTTCACCACCAAGCAACACAGCGCAAGACAGCAAGACATtcagccaactctggttggatgaccTGGAGACCATTCTCTACCCTTCTTCAGCTGGGGACTCATCGGAACACAACAAGAAGCTAGACCTGGCTCCGCAATTCACGCAG CTCGAAGCTCGATCGCCCGGACATGGCGAGCGACCGCAGATCTTCTGCCCGCTGGCGGGCGAGGTGGACACCGGCGATATTCTGAGCACCATCGACTTCGGCCAAAGCCAGGATCTCTTCGGCGTCTTCCCGGCGGGGGGGCCGCCAGTCGGCGgacgggaggaggaagaggagcgccAGCCCGGCGCGACAAGCACGTCCCCACCCTCGTCCCCACCGCCCTCCTCGTCCAGCAACGGGAGGCGCGGAGCCAAGAGGAGGGGCCAGCGGGGGGCGGACGGTGACTGTGGCTGTGCCAAGTCCAGCCGCGGAGGTACGGAGCAGGGCCAGGAGCGGCAGGTGGCGGAACTGACGGCGGAGAACGAGCGTCTGCGGGCGAGAATTGACCAGCTCGCCGCAGAGGTCCAGGAGGCCCGGAGGATGCTCATTGAGAGAATGGTCAACGCCAACTGa
- the LOC139241027 gene encoding CCAAT/enhancer-binding protein beta-like isoform X2 — protein sequence MQRHIYRDVLEMMSEPPASTALPSAPAQLSGQELETWLEDLESVLTPSEEGRKLGQLWLGDIDSILYPSPPGNPPPGDSRKLRQLWLEDIDSVLYPSSPPSNTAQDSKTFSQLWLDDLETILYPSSAGDSSEHNKKLDLAPQFTQLEARSPGHGERPQIFCPLAGEVDTGDILSTIDFGQSQDLFGVFPAGGPPVGGREEEEERQPGATSTSPPSSPPPSSSSNGRRGAKRRGQRGADGDCGCAKSSRGGTEQGQERQVAELTAENERLRARIDQLAAEVQEARRMLIERMVNAN from the exons ATGCAACGCCACA TTTATCGAGACGTGCTGGAGATGATGTCAGAGCCACCAGCTTCCACTGCCTTGCCCTCTGCCCCTGCCCAACTGTCGGGGCAGGAGCTGGAGACGTGGCTGGAGGACCTCGAGAGTGTCCTGACCCCGTCGGAGGAGGGAAGAAAGCTGGGCCAGCTGTGGCTGGGGGATATCGACAGCatcctgtacccctcacccccaggGAACCCTCCTCCGGGTGACAGCAGGAAGCTTCGCCAACTGTGGCTGGAGGATATCGACAGCGTTCTGTACCCTTCTTCACCACCAAGCAACACAGCGCAAGACAGCAAGACATtcagccaactctggttggatgaccTGGAGACCATTCTCTACCCTTCTTCAGCTGGGGACTCATCGGAACACAACAAGAAGCTAGACCTGGCTCCGCAATTCACGCAG CTCGAAGCTCGATCGCCCGGACATGGCGAGCGACCGCAGATCTTCTGCCCGCTGGCGGGCGAGGTGGACACCGGCGATATTCTGAGCACCATCGACTTCGGCCAAAGCCAGGATCTCTTCGGCGTCTTCCCGGCGGGGGGGCCGCCAGTCGGCGgacgggaggaggaagaggagcgccAGCCCGGCGCGACAAGCACGTCCCCACCCTCGTCCCCACCGCCCTCCTCGTCCAGCAACGGGAGGCGCGGAGCCAAGAGGAGGGGCCAGCGGGGGGCGGACGGTGACTGTGGCTGTGCCAAGTCCAGCCGCGGAGGTACGGAGCAGGGCCAGGAGCGGCAGGTGGCGGAACTGACGGCGGAGAACGAGCGTCTGCGGGCGAGAATTGACCAGCTCGCCGCAGAGGTCCAGGAGGCCCGGAGGATGCTCATTGAGAGAATGGTCAACGCCAACTGa
- the LOC139241027 gene encoding CCAAT/enhancer-binding protein beta-like isoform X3: MMSEPPASTALPSAPAQLSGQELETWLEDLESVLTPSEEGRKLGQLWLGDIDSILYPSPPGNPPPGDSRKLRQLWLEDIDSVLYPSSPPSNTAQDSKTFSQLWLDDLETILYPSSAGDSSEHNKKLDLAPQFTQLEARSPGHGERPQIFCPLAGEVDTGDILSTIDFGQSQDLFGVFPAGGPPVGGREEEEERQPGATSTSPPSSPPPSSSSNGRRGAKRRGQRGADGDCGCAKSSRGGTEQGQERQVAELTAENERLRARIDQLAAEVQEARRMLIERMVNAN, translated from the exons ATGATGTCAGAGCCACCAGCTTCCACTGCCTTGCCCTCTGCCCCTGCCCAACTGTCGGGGCAGGAGCTGGAGACGTGGCTGGAGGACCTCGAGAGTGTCCTGACCCCGTCGGAGGAGGGAAGAAAGCTGGGCCAGCTGTGGCTGGGGGATATCGACAGCatcctgtacccctcacccccaggGAACCCTCCTCCGGGTGACAGCAGGAAGCTTCGCCAACTGTGGCTGGAGGATATCGACAGCGTTCTGTACCCTTCTTCACCACCAAGCAACACAGCGCAAGACAGCAAGACATtcagccaactctggttggatgaccTGGAGACCATTCTCTACCCTTCTTCAGCTGGGGACTCATCGGAACACAACAAGAAGCTAGACCTGGCTCCGCAATTCACGCAG CTCGAAGCTCGATCGCCCGGACATGGCGAGCGACCGCAGATCTTCTGCCCGCTGGCGGGCGAGGTGGACACCGGCGATATTCTGAGCACCATCGACTTCGGCCAAAGCCAGGATCTCTTCGGCGTCTTCCCGGCGGGGGGGCCGCCAGTCGGCGgacgggaggaggaagaggagcgccAGCCCGGCGCGACAAGCACGTCCCCACCCTCGTCCCCACCGCCCTCCTCGTCCAGCAACGGGAGGCGCGGAGCCAAGAGGAGGGGCCAGCGGGGGGCGGACGGTGACTGTGGCTGTGCCAAGTCCAGCCGCGGAGGTACGGAGCAGGGCCAGGAGCGGCAGGTGGCGGAACTGACGGCGGAGAACGAGCGTCTGCGGGCGAGAATTGACCAGCTCGCCGCAGAGGTCCAGGAGGCCCGGAGGATGCTCATTGAGAGAATGGTCAACGCCAACTGa